DNA from Actinoplanes sp. SE50/110:
TGAGCCGGACCGTGGCGGAACTCGACCGGCTCGGCTACGTCAGTCGCGCGCCGAACCCGGCCGACGCCCGCGGGTTCGTGATCACCCTGACCGAGACCGGCGCGGCCGTGCTCGACACCGACCGGGCGGCCCGTCGCGACTGGGTGGCGGCCGCCATCGCCAGCCGGCTCACCCCGGAGGAGCAGCGACTGCTCGCCAGGATCCCGGCCCTGCTGGACCGCCTCGCCGACGGTGCAGGCACCTGACCCGCCCGCGATCCCACAAGGACGCGTCGGAGACGGCGCGACGTGGAGAAGGAGGGACGAGGGGCGGGGCTAGCCGCGTACGGCCGAATCCCGGAAAGCGGGCCGCGACCAGCCGCCCGCTGCGGGCAGCGGGATGTCGTCCCAGGGAATTCTCTCGATCAGGCGCGCCAGGACGAGGCCCAGCAGCAGGCCGGCGAGCGAGTCGGTGAGCCAGTGGAAACCGGTGTAGACCGTGGTCACGAACACCGCGGCAACCGGCAGCACCCGGATCGCAAACGACTCCCGCCGGGTCAGCCTCCGGCGGAGCAGCTCGGCGATCAGGATGGCGAAGACGGCGTACCAGACCAGCGAGTTGCCCACGTGCCCGGACGGGAAGCTGCGCGCATCCTGGCCGCTGGCGACCGGGTTGAACATCTCGGTCTTGAACGGGCCGGGATAGCTCGGTGCAGCCCGGTCGAAATACAGCTTCATCGGACCGATCGTCACATATGTCACGACGTAGGCGGCGATGAACGGGAGCAGTGCCCGCACCGACCGGGTCCGATGGGCCAGGAGGCCGGTGAGGATCAGGGCGACCGGGGTGAGCACCTTGCCGCCCTGGCCCAGGTAGTTGAAGACGCGGGCGGTCCAGTACGGCACCGCGGGCTGGTGGTCGAACGCCCAGTCGGCCACCCGCTGATCGAGGGTGAGCAGGTGGCCGGTGATCAGCGCCCCGGTCAGGGCCGCGAACGCCGCGAGCAGCAGCAGGTCGGGCCACCAGGACAGGATGCGGCGTCGGATCATCTGTTGAAGTTAAAGGTACGCCCGCAACTTCGCGGCCAGCAGGTCGCCACGGACGCCCGAGTTGGGGCAGCCGCCGAAGTGGTGCAGCGCCACCACCCGGTTGGTCTTGCGGGACAGCACCGGGGAGCCGGACGAGCCGCCCGCGGTGTCGCACAGGTACGAGACGTCGGAATGCGCGACGTACCCCGTGTAGTCGGCGTCCTCGACGGCGCAGTTGCCGGCCTTGTCACCTTTCGCCCCGGCGATCCGGGTGGGTTCGCCGGCCGGGTGCTGCGGCACGTACAACTCTGTGCCCTTGGCCGGGCGGGCCGGATCGAGGGTGAGATAGCCGAACTGCTGGATGGTCTCGAAGGCGTCGACGCTGAACAGCGTGTAGTCGAGCACGTGGTCGGTGGAGAAGACCCGGTCGCCCCAGACCTTGGTCGGTTTGAACACGTCGTACCCACCGCACTTGGCGCACTGGTAGTTGAACCAGACCTCGGTGTCGTAGGCCTCTTCGGAGGTGGTCAGGCAGTGGTTGTTGGTGAGCATCCGGTTCTTCGGCCCGACCCGCCAGCCGGTGCACAACTCGGTGCCGTTGATCAGCAGCCGGGCGATCGCCTTCGACTTGACGTAGGCGACCGGGTCGGCCGACTGGTAGCAGACCGCGTCGGCGGAGGTGTCCGGGCCGCAGATGGATTCCTCGCGCCCGGTCCGGCCCGGGCGCACGGTGGTCTCCTCGGGGACACGGGCCTGCTCGGTACGACTGAACCCGCGCGCCGCGCGGTCGACGGTCACGCCGAGGCCGTCGAGGGCGGACCGCAGTCCGAGCGGGTCGAGCGCCCGGTGCACCTGGACCACCGCGGTGTCCCCGGTGATCGACATGGCCCACCGGCCGGTGCTGCCGGGCTGGTAGCGGTACGACTCGGTCCCGGCCGGGTTCGACACGGTCACATAGTCGCCGGGCAGCATGGCCATCCGGGCGAAGTGCAGCTTGACGTAGGACGCACCGGGATAGCGGAACGTCTCCCGGGGCGGGCCGGCCAGATAGCCGAGGAGTCTGCCGACGCTGAGCAGCTCGCCGACCTGCTGCCGGCCCGGCTCGTCCGGGACCTGTGCGGACTCGACGATCGGCGCGTGGCGGAGGTCATCCGGCGCCTTGACGACCGGCGCTTCATCGACCTTCTTCGCCGCGCGTGACGTCGGTGACGGCACGGCACGCAGCGTCGCCTCGGCGGCCACCCGCACCTTCGGCACCCCGGGCGCCGAGTGCCACACCCGGGCCGGATGGTCGTCGCCGCGCGTCGCCGTCACCGCGCCGGCCACCCCGGCCAGCACGAGGGCCGCGCACGCTCCGACGACGAACACTGTCTTGCGTCGCATGCCACTCCCGGTGCTCGAAGGCGGTTTCGCACCTGTGTAACGAGCCACGTACGAGCACGACGCGGAGAGCGAACGGGCACACTTGACCGGTGCGCATCACCTCCGCCCTCATCGACCCCGCGCTGCTGGACCTGCCGTGGCACGTGCCGCTGGAGGACTGGCCGGCCGACCATCTGGTCGCGCTGCCGCAGGGCATCTCCCGGCACGTCGTCCGCTTCGTCAAGCTGAACGGCGTCGTCTACGCGATGAAGGAGACCCGGGAGCGGATCGCCGAGAAGGAGTACGACCTGCTGCGCGCCCTGGAACGGATCGACTTCCCGGCCGTGCAGGCGATCGCGATCGCCACCGACCGGCAGACGCCGGAGGGCGAGCCGCTGGAGACCGTGCTGGTCACCCGGCACCTGCAGTTCTCTCTGCCGTACCGCGCGCTGTTCTCCCGGGTGCTGCGCCCGGAGACGATGAACCGGCTGCTCGACGCGCTGGCCGCGCTGATCGTCCGGATGCACCTGACCGGCTTCTCCTGGGGCGACTGCTCGCTGTCCAACACGCTGTTCCGCCGCGACGCGGGCGCCTTCGCCGCGTATCTGGTCGACGCCGAGACCGGCAACCTGTACCCCCGGCTCTCCGAGGGCCAGCGCAGCGAGGACATCGAGATCCTGCGCCTCAACATCTTCGGCGAGTGTCTCGACCTGCAGGCCGCCGAGCTGCTGCACGAGTCGATCGACCCGGAGACGGTGGTCGACGACATCGTGGCCCGTTACGAGCGGCTGTGGCACGAGGTGACCTATGAGCAGGAGGTCGCGAAGGACGCCCGGCACCACATCGAGCGGCGCATCCGGCGGCTCAACGAGATGGGCTTCGACGTCGCCGAGGTGTCCATGTCCACCGTGGACGGCGGATACCGGGTGCGGCCGAAGGTGGTGGACGCGGGCTACCACACCCGCCGGCTGATGCGCCTGACCGGTCTGGACGCCGAGGAGAACCAGGCCCGGCAGTTGCTCAACGACCTCGACGCGTACCGCGCGGAGAGCGCGCTGACCGACGAACAGCAGGCCGCGCACCGCTGGCTGACCGAGGTCTTCGAGCCGGTGGTCCGTGCGGTCCCGGCCACCATGCGTCGCAAGCTGGAGCCGCAGGAGATCTTCTCCCAGATCATCCAGCACAAGTGGTTGCTCTCCGAGCGGGCCGGCCGGGACGTGGGGATGGGCCCGGCGGTGCAGTCGTATCTGACCGAGGTTCTCGTCAACAAGCCCGACGAGCAGGCGGTTCTCGGCGTCGAGGCGGAGGAGCTGGTCTCCTAGCGGGCCAGCGCGCGCAGGGCTCTCTGGCGGGCGACGACCAGGATCCGGTCCCCGGTGACGAGCAGGCGGCGGGGGTCGGGGCGCCAGTCGATCCAGCCCTGGCCGGCCGAGGACATGCCGATCACCCGGGTCTGGCCGGGCTTGTCGACGGCCGTCAGCAGGGCGCCGTCCAGGTCCGAGCCCTCGCGGACGGTGACCGTGCCGACGACCAGCACCTGGCGGTCGACCGGGATGCTGACGCTGACGTTGTGCTCCAGCAGTGCGGCGGCGAAGACCGGGGCGCACAGACGGGACACGCTGCGGGACGTGTTGATGTCGAAGGCGGCACCGATGCGCTGGGCGAAGTCGTCGTCGAACAGGCGCAGCACGACCCGCAGGTCGTCGCGGATGGCCCGGGCGTGCAGGGCGGCCTGAAGGTTCACCGAGTCGTTGGTGGACAGGACGACCAGGGCGCGGCAGGTCTCGATGGAGACCGATCGCAGGGTCTCCTCGCGGGCGGCGTCGCCGATGATGACCGGGAGGCCGCGGCGCTGGGCGGACTTCACGCCCCGGGCGTCGGCATGCCGGTCGATGGCCACCACCCGGACGCCGAGCGCGTGCAGCTGCCGCAGCACCTGGGTGCCGACGTTGCCGAGGCCGACCAGCACGACGTGGTCGCGCAGTTCGCCGGTGAGGCGGCCCTGGGCGAGGGCCAGGCGGGCGTTCACCATGCCGTCGACCACGGCGGCGGTGACCAGCGGGAGCAGGGCCAGGCCGCCGATGGTCAGGACCAGCTGGGCGGCCTGGGCGACCGGGTTGCGTTTGTCCTGCACGTCGGAGGCGCCGACCGCGGTCATCAGGGTGACGTAGATCGACTGCCACAGGTTGTGCCGGGTGCCGTCCCAGATGTTCAGCACGGCACCGGCCAGCATCGTGGTGCCCAGCGTGATCAGGACGGCGATGCCGAGCTTGCGGTTGAGGGCGGCGCGGAGCGCGCGGCCCAGGCCGCCCAGCGGACGGCGGCTACGGCCGGCCCGGGCCAGCACCCGGCGGGTCACGTCGTCGCCGGCGGGCAACCCGACCGCCTGAGCCAGCACCAGATCGTCCGGGCCCGCCGCACCGGGCGCCGGCTCGGCCGGCAGGAGGACACCGGAGCGCAGGGTGAGCACCACGTTGCGGGCCGGCACATCGGCGCGCTGGGCGACGTAGAGGGTCCGGTCGCCGTAGCTGAAGTGGGTCGGCGCGACCTCGCCGAGCGCCGCCGCCACGAAGGCCGGGGCGGCCATCTCCGCGTCGGAGAGCACCTCGCTGTCCGGGAAGATCCGGGCCAGGCTGCCGGCCAGCCCGGTGGTGAACATCCGGGCCACCACCCGCAGCCGGGGCTCGACCTCGCGGGCGCACAGGGCGGCGTGCAGATTGACCATGTCGTCCGGCATGACCAGAGCGAGCGCGGTCGCCCCGGCCAGGCCGGCGTCCTCGAACGCCTGCTCGTCCAGCCGGTCGGCGTGGCGCAGCTCGACGCCCACCTTCTTGAGGATCTTCAGGTCGGGGACGTCGGACCGGATGTGGTGCGGAGTGATCACCGTCAGCCTGATCCGATGGCGGGAATTCGCCAATTCCTCGGCGAGTGTCCAGACCAGCGCATCGGCGCCGCAGACGACCAGGTGGGGCAGGTTTTCGGCGTCGGGGTGGATCTCCGTACTCACGTTCACGAATCGTAGTCAGCCGTTACCGG
Protein-coding regions in this window:
- a CDS encoding serine protease, whose translation is MRRKTVFVVGACAALVLAGVAGAVTATRGDDHPARVWHSAPGVPKVRVAAEATLRAVPSPTSRAAKKVDEAPVVKAPDDLRHAPIVESAQVPDEPGRQQVGELLSVGRLLGYLAGPPRETFRYPGASYVKLHFARMAMLPGDYVTVSNPAGTESYRYQPGSTGRWAMSITGDTAVVQVHRALDPLGLRSALDGLGVTVDRAARGFSRTEQARVPEETTVRPGRTGREESICGPDTSADAVCYQSADPVAYVKSKAIARLLINGTELCTGWRVGPKNRMLTNNHCLTTSEEAYDTEVWFNYQCAKCGGYDVFKPTKVWGDRVFSTDHVLDYTLFSVDAFETIQQFGYLTLDPARPAKGTELYVPQHPAGEPTRIAGAKGDKAGNCAVEDADYTGYVAHSDVSYLCDTAGGSSGSPVLSRKTNRVVALHHFGGCPNSGVRGDLLAAKLRAYL
- a CDS encoding TrkA family potassium uptake protein, which codes for MSTEIHPDAENLPHLVVCGADALVWTLAEELANSRHRIRLTVITPHHIRSDVPDLKILKKVGVELRHADRLDEQAFEDAGLAGATALALVMPDDMVNLHAALCAREVEPRLRVVARMFTTGLAGSLARIFPDSEVLSDAEMAAPAFVAAALGEVAPTHFSYGDRTLYVAQRADVPARNVVLTLRSGVLLPAEPAPGAAGPDDLVLAQAVGLPAGDDVTRRVLARAGRSRRPLGGLGRALRAALNRKLGIAVLITLGTTMLAGAVLNIWDGTRHNLWQSIYVTLMTAVGASDVQDKRNPVAQAAQLVLTIGGLALLPLVTAAVVDGMVNARLALAQGRLTGELRDHVVLVGLGNVGTQVLRQLHALGVRVVAIDRHADARGVKSAQRRGLPVIIGDAAREETLRSVSIETCRALVVLSTNDSVNLQAALHARAIRDDLRVVLRLFDDDFAQRIGAAFDINTSRSVSRLCAPVFAAALLEHNVSVSIPVDRQVLVVGTVTVREGSDLDGALLTAVDKPGQTRVIGMSSAGQGWIDWRPDPRRLLVTGDRILVVARQRALRALAR
- a CDS encoding MarR family winged helix-turn-helix transcriptional regulator; amino-acid sequence: MPTEPNLADIAEQLRQSIGRLVRTTRAHADSLPRTHAETMGYLSREGPHTIGELAARRRVTHQSMSRTVAELDRLGYVSRAPNPADARGFVITLTETGAAVLDTDRAARRDWVAAAIASRLTPEEQRLLARIPALLDRLADGAGT
- a CDS encoding DUF4032 domain-containing protein, which encodes MRITSALIDPALLDLPWHVPLEDWPADHLVALPQGISRHVVRFVKLNGVVYAMKETRERIAEKEYDLLRALERIDFPAVQAIAIATDRQTPEGEPLETVLVTRHLQFSLPYRALFSRVLRPETMNRLLDALAALIVRMHLTGFSWGDCSLSNTLFRRDAGAFAAYLVDAETGNLYPRLSEGQRSEDIEILRLNIFGECLDLQAAELLHESIDPETVVDDIVARYERLWHEVTYEQEVAKDARHHIERRIRRLNEMGFDVAEVSMSTVDGGYRVRPKVVDAGYHTRRLMRLTGLDAEENQARQLLNDLDAYRAESALTDEQQAAHRWLTEVFEPVVRAVPATMRRKLEPQEIFSQIIQHKWLLSERAGRDVGMGPAVQSYLTEVLVNKPDEQAVLGVEAEELVS
- a CDS encoding phosphatase PAP2 family protein, translating into MIRRRILSWWPDLLLLAAFAALTGALITGHLLTLDQRVADWAFDHQPAVPYWTARVFNYLGQGGKVLTPVALILTGLLAHRTRSVRALLPFIAAYVVTYVTIGPMKLYFDRAAPSYPGPFKTEMFNPVASGQDARSFPSGHVGNSLVWYAVFAILIAELLRRRLTRRESFAIRVLPVAAVFVTTVYTGFHWLTDSLAGLLLGLVLARLIERIPWDDIPLPAAGGWSRPAFRDSAVRG